One genomic segment of Oncorhynchus mykiss isolate Arlee chromosome 10, USDA_OmykA_1.1, whole genome shotgun sequence includes these proteins:
- the LOC110512386 gene encoding NLR family CARD domain-containing protein 3-like isoform X1: protein MEDSGQQGVTLPHTEGERTAVTQRSKSVGGVRERLQSELRGRYTSLCDGTPAGQEVRSHSLTHSYVELLITEGNVQWHNDRHAATRPVRPPSDMPTANEEVTIKLDDILKPPLSPDRPQVKTVLTKGPAGSGKTESVQKFVLNWAEDRANQDVDFLFVFPFSELNWLIGRSFSLSGLISLFHSSMTSESENPGLDLSRSKVVFILDGLDQFNLPLDFESISVESDINKEMPLPILLANLIWCQLLLPSAYVWVITRPAAANFIPIDFLPQQQCLTEIRGFDDTQKREFFRKRFGDQSLVHKAIALVMKAIALESSRNLCVLCQTPWCCEMLAAILENTEAGECVEIDTLTQLYTHFLLVRIGLKNDRNGEHSESIREVVRKLGKLAFLQQERGSLIFSESDVKECGIDVSKSSTFHRLCRPLFTGCEMYLEEMYRFEYTGIQDYLAALHVFLTYTNKRRNLLLQPTTLFDRLKGTFRRATLLDLHRCSVDRVLRNTHGTYDLFLCFILGLSTTPNQTLLDLACLGKGLKVTGSKVITEITAEYIKQAIKSEPYPQTTLALFRSLRELGDTSLGREVRRYLTSESRWGFLLEPDQCWELADMLWAGREMEREVFREMERLSWMHRMSMWGFWRMQTVLGDRHWQVY, encoded by the exons ATGGAGGATTCTGGCCAACAGGGGGTGACCTTGCCACACACCGAGGGAGAACGTACAGCCGTTACTCAGAGGAGCAAGT cagTAGGAGGAGTCAGAGAGAGGCTCCAATCAGAGCTGAGAGGGAGATACACGTCATTGTGTGATGGAACCCCGGCAGGACAAGAGGTGCGGAGCCACTCCCTCACACACTCCTACGTTGAACTCCTCATCACCGAGGGCAACGTCCAATGGCACAACGACAGGCATGCTGCCACGCGACCCGTAAGACCACCATCAGATATGCCCACTGCTAATGAGGAAGTAACGATCAAGCTTGACGATATCTTGAAACCACCGCTATCTCCGGATCGCCCTCAAGTAAAAACCGTCCTGACGAAGGGACCCGCAGGCTCAGGAAAGACAGAGAGTGTCCAGAAGTTTGTTTTGAACTGGGCCGAGGACAGAGCCAATCAGGATGTCGACTTCTTGTTTGTCTTTCCCTTCAGTGAACTCAATTGGCTGATAGGACGGAGCTTCAGTCTGAGTGGCCTCATCAGCCTCTTCCATTCGTCCATGACATCGGAGAGCGAGAACCCCGGGCTGGATCTGAGTCGGTCTAAGGTGGTATTCATCTTGGACGGTTTGGACCAATTTAACCTTCCCCTGGACTTTGAAAGCATATCAGTAGAGTCTGACATCAATAAGGAGATGCCTTTGCCCATCCTCCTAGCGAACCTCATCTGGTGTCAGCTGCTTCTTCCCTCCGCCTACGTCTGGGTGATCACCAGGCCTGCGGCTGCCAATTTCATCCCCATTGACTTCCTCCCCCAACAACAGTGCTTGACGGAGATACGGGGCTTCGACGACACCCAGAAGAGGGAGTTCTTTAGAAAGAGGTTTGGCGATCAGAGTCTTGTGCACAAAGCTATCGCCCTAGTCATGAAAGCTATTGCCCTAGAGTCATCACGGAACCTCTGCGTCCTGTGCCAAACACCGTGGTGCTGTGAGATGTTGGCGGCCATTTTAGAAAACACTGAAGCGGGAGAGTGTGTCGAGATAGACACTCTGACGCAACTGTACACTCACTTTTTGCTTGTTCGGATTGGTTTGAAGAACGATCGAAATGGTGAACACTCAGAATCAATCAGAGAGGTCGTTCGTAAGCTTGGGAAGCTGGCTTTTCTACAACAGGAAAGAGGAAGCCTCATATTCAGTGAGAGCGATGTGAAGGAATGCGGAATCGACGTCTCTAAAAGTTCCACATTCCACAGGTTGTGTAGGCCGCTCTTCACAGGGTGTGAGATGTACCTGGAGGAAATGTACCGCTTTGAGTACACAGGCATTCAAGACTACCTAGCTGCCCTGCACGTGTTTCTCACCTACACAAATAAAAGGAGAAACCTACTACTCCAACCTACTACACTCTTTGATCGATTGAAAGGGACGTTCAGGAGAGCAACCCTTTTAGACCTCCACAGATGCTCCGTGGACAGGGTTTTACGGAACACGCACGGAACTTATGACCTCTTCCTCTGCTTCATCCTTGGCCTCTCAACAACACCCAACCAGACTCTCTTAGATCTAGCATGTCTAGGGAAAGGTTTAAAGGTCACAGGCTCTAAGGTGATCACAGAGATCACAGCGGAATACATTAAGCAGGCGATCAAGTCTGAGCCTTACCCTCAGACCACACTGGCGCTTTTCCGCAGTCTGCGGGAGCTAGGGGACACCTCGCTGGGCAGGGAGGTCCGACGCTACCTGACCTCCGAGTCCCGGTGGGGGTTCCTGCTGGAGCCCGACCAATGCTGGGAGCTGGCAGACATGCTTTGGGCAggcagggagatggagagggaagtGTTTAGGGAGATGGAACGTTTGAGTTGGATGCACCGAATGAGCATGTGGGGCTTTTGGAGGATGCAGACTGTACTGGGGGACAGACACTGGCAGGTCTACTAG
- the LOC110534351 gene encoding ecto-ADP-ribosyltransferase 4 isoform X1: protein MKYLAGVLLLLATMFTTVNSAEQCQCRCDEERLNTELSSVDDRYPTCREEMMGNITEGDLLTRERQASPSFSTAWSQAERCNVTVANLTDLHVTALTLYTNTYNRTFPLIFDVEARSMGPDANVYRQYFLFKSLHFLLTDALRLLIGREEAEAEAEQDGKGCLLVYANSRRGDNLRGEVGDHVRTGHFVLASTRRYSSSFDLTIRTCHGHLLPRSHSRHCRSSSGLNVLVPPYELFRVVAVKKVPNKWRGALTWHFYLESIGTMTKLNCAMTSAM from the exons ATGAAATACTTGGCAGGAGTCCTGTTGCTCTTGGCAACAATGTTCACTACAGTCAACAGTGCAGAG CAGTGCCAGTGTCGGTGTGATGAGGAGCGGTTGAACACGGAACTGAGCTCGGTGGATGACCGCTACCCGACGTGCAGGGAAGAGATGATGGGGAACATCACCGAAGGTGACCTGCTGACCAGGGAACGCCAGGCCAGCCCTTCTTTTTCCACCGCCTGGTCGCAAGCTGAACGCTGCAATGTGACGGTGGCGAACCTCACCGACCTCCATGTCACAGCGCTGACCctctacacaaacacatacaaccGCACCTTCCCTTTGATCTTTGACGTGGAAGCTAGATCTATGGGCCCCGACGCCAATGTTTACCGCCAGTACTTCCTGTTCAAGTCCCTCCACTTCCTGCTGACCGATGCCCTGCGGCTCCTGATAGGGCGGGAGGAGGCGGAGGCAGAGGCGGAGCAGGATGGGAAGGGCTGCCTGCTGGTGTATGCTAACAGCAGGCGTGGGGACAACTTGCGAGGGGAGGTGGGGGATCATGTGCGCACTGGGCACTTTGTCCTAGCATCCACGCGGCGGTACAGCTCCAGCTTTGACCTGACCATCCGGACGTGCCACGGGCACCTGCTGCCCCGCTCGCACTCACGTCACTGCCGCTCTTCTTCAGGTCTCAATGTGCTGGTGCCACCCTACGAGCTGTTCAGGGTGGTGGCGGTAAAGAAGGTACCTAACAAATGGAGAGGGGCTCTGACATGGCACTTCTACCTGGAGTCTATTGGCACTATGACCAAACTCAACTGCGCTATGACTTCTGCCATGTGA
- the LOC110512386 gene encoding NLR family CARD domain-containing protein 3-like isoform X2, which yields MEDSGQQGVTLPHTEGERTAVTQRSKLGGVRERLQSELRGRYTSLCDGTPAGQEVRSHSLTHSYVELLITEGNVQWHNDRHAATRPVRPPSDMPTANEEVTIKLDDILKPPLSPDRPQVKTVLTKGPAGSGKTESVQKFVLNWAEDRANQDVDFLFVFPFSELNWLIGRSFSLSGLISLFHSSMTSESENPGLDLSRSKVVFILDGLDQFNLPLDFESISVESDINKEMPLPILLANLIWCQLLLPSAYVWVITRPAAANFIPIDFLPQQQCLTEIRGFDDTQKREFFRKRFGDQSLVHKAIALVMKAIALESSRNLCVLCQTPWCCEMLAAILENTEAGECVEIDTLTQLYTHFLLVRIGLKNDRNGEHSESIREVVRKLGKLAFLQQERGSLIFSESDVKECGIDVSKSSTFHRLCRPLFTGCEMYLEEMYRFEYTGIQDYLAALHVFLTYTNKRRNLLLQPTTLFDRLKGTFRRATLLDLHRCSVDRVLRNTHGTYDLFLCFILGLSTTPNQTLLDLACLGKGLKVTGSKVITEITAEYIKQAIKSEPYPQTTLALFRSLRELGDTSLGREVRRYLTSESRWGFLLEPDQCWELADMLWAGREMEREVFREMERLSWMHRMSMWGFWRMQTVLGDRHWQVY from the exons ATGGAGGATTCTGGCCAACAGGGGGTGACCTTGCCACACACCGAGGGAGAACGTACAGCCGTTACTCAGAGGAGCAAGT TAGGAGGAGTCAGAGAGAGGCTCCAATCAGAGCTGAGAGGGAGATACACGTCATTGTGTGATGGAACCCCGGCAGGACAAGAGGTGCGGAGCCACTCCCTCACACACTCCTACGTTGAACTCCTCATCACCGAGGGCAACGTCCAATGGCACAACGACAGGCATGCTGCCACGCGACCCGTAAGACCACCATCAGATATGCCCACTGCTAATGAGGAAGTAACGATCAAGCTTGACGATATCTTGAAACCACCGCTATCTCCGGATCGCCCTCAAGTAAAAACCGTCCTGACGAAGGGACCCGCAGGCTCAGGAAAGACAGAGAGTGTCCAGAAGTTTGTTTTGAACTGGGCCGAGGACAGAGCCAATCAGGATGTCGACTTCTTGTTTGTCTTTCCCTTCAGTGAACTCAATTGGCTGATAGGACGGAGCTTCAGTCTGAGTGGCCTCATCAGCCTCTTCCATTCGTCCATGACATCGGAGAGCGAGAACCCCGGGCTGGATCTGAGTCGGTCTAAGGTGGTATTCATCTTGGACGGTTTGGACCAATTTAACCTTCCCCTGGACTTTGAAAGCATATCAGTAGAGTCTGACATCAATAAGGAGATGCCTTTGCCCATCCTCCTAGCGAACCTCATCTGGTGTCAGCTGCTTCTTCCCTCCGCCTACGTCTGGGTGATCACCAGGCCTGCGGCTGCCAATTTCATCCCCATTGACTTCCTCCCCCAACAACAGTGCTTGACGGAGATACGGGGCTTCGACGACACCCAGAAGAGGGAGTTCTTTAGAAAGAGGTTTGGCGATCAGAGTCTTGTGCACAAAGCTATCGCCCTAGTCATGAAAGCTATTGCCCTAGAGTCATCACGGAACCTCTGCGTCCTGTGCCAAACACCGTGGTGCTGTGAGATGTTGGCGGCCATTTTAGAAAACACTGAAGCGGGAGAGTGTGTCGAGATAGACACTCTGACGCAACTGTACACTCACTTTTTGCTTGTTCGGATTGGTTTGAAGAACGATCGAAATGGTGAACACTCAGAATCAATCAGAGAGGTCGTTCGTAAGCTTGGGAAGCTGGCTTTTCTACAACAGGAAAGAGGAAGCCTCATATTCAGTGAGAGCGATGTGAAGGAATGCGGAATCGACGTCTCTAAAAGTTCCACATTCCACAGGTTGTGTAGGCCGCTCTTCACAGGGTGTGAGATGTACCTGGAGGAAATGTACCGCTTTGAGTACACAGGCATTCAAGACTACCTAGCTGCCCTGCACGTGTTTCTCACCTACACAAATAAAAGGAGAAACCTACTACTCCAACCTACTACACTCTTTGATCGATTGAAAGGGACGTTCAGGAGAGCAACCCTTTTAGACCTCCACAGATGCTCCGTGGACAGGGTTTTACGGAACACGCACGGAACTTATGACCTCTTCCTCTGCTTCATCCTTGGCCTCTCAACAACACCCAACCAGACTCTCTTAGATCTAGCATGTCTAGGGAAAGGTTTAAAGGTCACAGGCTCTAAGGTGATCACAGAGATCACAGCGGAATACATTAAGCAGGCGATCAAGTCTGAGCCTTACCCTCAGACCACACTGGCGCTTTTCCGCAGTCTGCGGGAGCTAGGGGACACCTCGCTGGGCAGGGAGGTCCGACGCTACCTGACCTCCGAGTCCCGGTGGGGGTTCCTGCTGGAGCCCGACCAATGCTGGGAGCTGGCAGACATGCTTTGGGCAggcagggagatggagagggaagtGTTTAGGGAGATGGAACGTTTGAGTTGGATGCACCGAATGAGCATGTGGGGCTTTTGGAGGATGCAGACTGTACTGGGGGACAGACACTGGCAGGTCTACTAG
- the LOC110534351 gene encoding ecto-ADP-ribosyltransferase 4 isoform X2, translating into MKYLAGVLLLLATMFTTVNSAECQCRCDEERLNTELSSVDDRYPTCREEMMGNITEGDLLTRERQASPSFSTAWSQAERCNVTVANLTDLHVTALTLYTNTYNRTFPLIFDVEARSMGPDANVYRQYFLFKSLHFLLTDALRLLIGREEAEAEAEQDGKGCLLVYANSRRGDNLRGEVGDHVRTGHFVLASTRRYSSSFDLTIRTCHGHLLPRSHSRHCRSSSGLNVLVPPYELFRVVAVKKVPNKWRGALTWHFYLESIGTMTKLNCAMTSAM; encoded by the exons ATGAAATACTTGGCAGGAGTCCTGTTGCTCTTGGCAACAATGTTCACTACAGTCAACAGTGCAGAG TGCCAGTGTCGGTGTGATGAGGAGCGGTTGAACACGGAACTGAGCTCGGTGGATGACCGCTACCCGACGTGCAGGGAAGAGATGATGGGGAACATCACCGAAGGTGACCTGCTGACCAGGGAACGCCAGGCCAGCCCTTCTTTTTCCACCGCCTGGTCGCAAGCTGAACGCTGCAATGTGACGGTGGCGAACCTCACCGACCTCCATGTCACAGCGCTGACCctctacacaaacacatacaaccGCACCTTCCCTTTGATCTTTGACGTGGAAGCTAGATCTATGGGCCCCGACGCCAATGTTTACCGCCAGTACTTCCTGTTCAAGTCCCTCCACTTCCTGCTGACCGATGCCCTGCGGCTCCTGATAGGGCGGGAGGAGGCGGAGGCAGAGGCGGAGCAGGATGGGAAGGGCTGCCTGCTGGTGTATGCTAACAGCAGGCGTGGGGACAACTTGCGAGGGGAGGTGGGGGATCATGTGCGCACTGGGCACTTTGTCCTAGCATCCACGCGGCGGTACAGCTCCAGCTTTGACCTGACCATCCGGACGTGCCACGGGCACCTGCTGCCCCGCTCGCACTCACGTCACTGCCGCTCTTCTTCAGGTCTCAATGTGCTGGTGCCACCCTACGAGCTGTTCAGGGTGGTGGCGGTAAAGAAGGTACCTAACAAATGGAGAGGGGCTCTGACATGGCACTTCTACCTGGAGTCTATTGGCACTATGACCAAACTCAACTGCGCTATGACTTCTGCCATGTGA